A stretch of the Desulfobacter sp. genome encodes the following:
- a CDS encoding polyamine aminopropyltransferase, which yields MPLPSNTEDAPRQSSFNFASALLCACMFASGACGIILEYIQASLASMILGNAFEQWAMVIGLMMFWMGFGSLIQAQVSKKRLIHAFIGIEIALALAGGFSPSLTYLSYGFTGHYSLVLYFFVSVIGILIGLEIPVIIRINNDFSKELSTNLGNILSADYIGSLAGALIYVFILLRFFPITQAAFLTAGMNFFLALATFAYFTRKKLIAKSPVLSLVMAATFAALIYGYINNQDWQIKNEQPLYDDPIVYSKTSQYQHIVITHYTPLDEIRLFLNGNLQMCSIDEARYHESLVHPPMAMARAPERVLILGGGDGAALREVLKYQTVKEITLVDLDPAMTRLAATHPLLTRINQNAFSDARVTLPPPSGVFSGPARQIYQQGPDSRRQNQKETLQMLAEVRVMNIDADKFLGRVKGFWDVILVDMPDPSTPELTKLYSKEFYSKVKRHLSANGIMAVQATSPYLAKQSYLCIGRTLKAAGFYTIPYHENVPSFGDWGWYMGVHPKVNKTMLEQRISNLNFKIKTRFLTPEVFSRQRIFGKGMLTTDRKEINTLLFPVLLTLYNNESWLLE from the coding sequence TTGCCTTTGCCATCTAACACAGAAGACGCCCCAAGGCAGTCTTCTTTTAACTTTGCCTCGGCCCTGCTCTGCGCCTGCATGTTCGCATCCGGGGCCTGCGGCATTATCCTGGAATATATCCAGGCCAGCCTGGCCTCAATGATTCTGGGCAACGCCTTTGAACAATGGGCCATGGTCATCGGGCTGATGATGTTCTGGATGGGATTCGGCAGTTTGATCCAGGCCCAGGTCTCCAAAAAAAGACTCATCCATGCCTTTATCGGTATTGAAATCGCCCTGGCCCTGGCAGGCGGGTTCTCGCCCAGCCTCACCTATCTTTCCTACGGGTTCACCGGCCACTACAGCCTGGTCCTCTATTTTTTTGTCTCTGTGATCGGCATCCTCATCGGTCTTGAAATCCCGGTCATCATCAGAATCAACAATGACTTTTCAAAAGAGCTGTCCACCAATCTGGGCAATATTCTGTCTGCAGACTATATCGGCAGCCTGGCAGGGGCCCTGATCTATGTGTTTATCCTTTTACGGTTTTTTCCCATTACCCAGGCCGCCTTTCTCACCGCTGGGATGAATTTTTTTCTGGCCCTGGCCACCTTTGCCTATTTTACCCGAAAAAAACTCATTGCCAAAAGCCCTGTGCTCTCACTGGTCATGGCGGCCACCTTCGCAGCCCTGATCTACGGGTATATCAACAACCAGGACTGGCAGATCAAAAATGAACAACCCCTGTATGATGATCCCATTGTTTATTCTAAAACCAGCCAGTACCAGCACATTGTCATCACCCACTATACCCCTCTGGATGAAATCCGCCTCTTTCTCAACGGCAATCTCCAGATGTGCAGCATTGACGAAGCCCGATACCATGAATCTTTGGTCCATCCGCCCATGGCCATGGCCCGTGCGCCGGAACGGGTGCTGATCCTGGGCGGCGGGGACGGGGCGGCCCTGCGGGAAGTCCTTAAATACCAAACCGTCAAAGAAATCACCCTGGTGGATCTGGACCCGGCCATGACCCGACTTGCCGCCACCCATCCCCTGCTGACCCGGATAAACCAGAATGCCTTTTCAGATGCCCGGGTCACCCTCCCTCCGCCCTCCGGGGTCTTTTCCGGTCCTGCAAGGCAAATTTACCAGCAAGGCCCTGATTCCCGACGGCAGAATCAAAAAGAGACCCTCCAGATGCTGGCAGAGGTCAGGGTGATGAATATTGACGCGGATAAATTTCTTGGCCGGGTCAAAGGATTCTGGGATGTGATCCTCGTGGACATGCCAGACCCCTCCACCCCTGAACTGACCAAACTCTACTCAAAAGAATTTTACTCAAAAGTCAAAAGACATCTTTCTGCCAACGGCATCATGGCGGTCCAGGCCACCTCCCCCTATCTTGCCAAGCAAAGTTATCTGTGCATCGGAAGAACCCTTAAAGCTGCGGGATTTTATACGATTCCCTACCATGAAAACGTTCCCTCTTTCGGAGACTGGGGCTGGTATATGGGCGTTCACCCCAAGGTGAACAAGACCATGCTTGAACAGCGGATTTCAAACCTGAATTTCAAAATTAAGACCCGATTTCTCACACCAGAGGTTTTTTCCCGCCAGAGGATTTTTGGCAAAGGCATGCTGACAACCGACAGAAAAGAGATCAATACCCTGCTCTTTCCTGTGCTCCTCACCCTGTACAACAATGAGTCCTGGCTTTTAGAATAG
- a CDS encoding DUF4178 domain-containing protein — protein MLSIIDTKSFDQRFSLIRTLSPERLVSQQEASELTIMDAQKGDFFNCFGDTYYIKEKTIYQETSEDFATPQDYSMTELTCLCLENGHTGHFEWEYDDELSVSITLNQTKFKRLADEEGQAIDEDDLDQIVEDEDTIVYAGEKFFYEDDWAAVYQRDNKQEQVYMYEFENDSGTLSITIEEWKGSAKDEYKIYISKPIVPEEITIMTKGVAGDENGQDQ, from the coding sequence ATGCTAAGCATTATCGATACAAAATCCTTTGACCAACGGTTCTCACTCATCCGGACCCTGAGTCCGGAACGGCTGGTCTCGCAGCAGGAAGCGTCTGAACTGACCATCATGGATGCTCAGAAGGGAGATTTTTTTAACTGTTTTGGGGATACCTATTATATCAAGGAAAAAACTATCTACCAGGAGACCTCAGAGGATTTTGCAACGCCCCAGGACTATTCCATGACCGAGCTGACCTGCCTTTGCCTGGAAAACGGTCATACCGGGCATTTTGAATGGGAGTACGATGACGAATTGTCCGTCTCCATCACCCTGAATCAGACCAAATTCAAACGGCTTGCAGATGAAGAAGGACAAGCCATTGATGAGGATGACCTTGACCAGATCGTTGAGGATGAAGACACTATTGTTTATGCCGGAGAAAAATTCTTTTATGAGGATGACTGGGCAGCGGTTTATCAACGGGACAACAAACAAGAACAGGTCTATATGTATGAGTTTGAAAATGATTCCGGCACTCTGTCCATCACCATTGAAGAGTGGAAAGGATCAGCAAAGGACGAGTACAAAATCTATATTTCCAAACCCATTGTCCCTGAAGAAATCACCATTATGACTAAAGGAGTTGCCGGGGATGAAAACGGACAAGACCAATAA
- a CDS encoding NAD-binding protein, giving the protein MGLLGVSSVLITLAEPQGTALTHMDQALWWSIVTSTTVGYGDLYPVSTAGKVIAVILPMFMGIGLGAAFITHVASYLIERRDQKMHGEKPYTGNGHILLVGHTDETEYLAQQIREDETYSHQDIVLLADLPRHPMPEQKNLYFVKGRPDTITALNRANTGQADQIIIHTGNDEVSLFALINGLKLKKSDCDITVRCLSSQSLETFTSVPGHFETIMQMTAEMMVQAMQDKVHIPLQILLKNDANEEIYYVSVPEIKKGQTWWDLHHFLKQKYEYLSFALQRPDKSILVNPMAKEPVTPGCGIWLIAPKRPVNMEWPG; this is encoded by the coding sequence ATGGGCCTGCTTGGCGTTTCAAGCGTTCTCATCACCCTGGCAGAGCCCCAAGGCACGGCCTTAACCCATATGGACCAGGCCCTATGGTGGAGCATTGTCACCTCAACCACTGTGGGGTACGGAGATTTGTATCCCGTATCCACCGCAGGCAAAGTTATTGCCGTTATCCTTCCCATGTTCATGGGAATAGGGCTTGGAGCCGCCTTTATCACACATGTGGCATCCTACCTCATTGAAAGGAGAGACCAAAAAATGCACGGGGAAAAACCCTATACCGGCAACGGCCATATCCTCCTGGTCGGCCATACCGATGAAACCGAATACCTGGCCCAGCAGATCCGGGAAGATGAGACCTATTCACATCAGGACATAGTGCTGCTGGCAGACCTGCCCCGGCATCCCATGCCCGAACAAAAAAACCTTTACTTTGTCAAAGGCCGGCCAGACACCATTACCGCCCTGAACCGGGCCAATACGGGCCAGGCCGACCAGATCATAATCCATACGGGCAATGACGAGGTCAGCCTCTTTGCCCTGATCAATGGGTTGAAATTGAAAAAAAGCGACTGTGACATCACGGTGCGCTGCCTGTCCAGCCAAAGTCTGGAGACCTTTACCTCTGTACCGGGACACTTTGAAACCATTATGCAAATGACCGCGGAAATGATGGTTCAAGCCATGCAGGACAAGGTTCATATCCCGCTGCAGATCCTGCTTAAAAATGATGCCAATGAAGAGATTTATTATGTCAGTGTTCCTGAGATCAAAAAAGGTCAAACCTGGTGGGACCTGCATCATTTTCTCAAACAAAAATACGAATACCTCAGCTTTGCCCTTCAACGCCCGGACAAAAGCATATTGGTCAACCCCATGGCAAAAGAACCGGTCACCCCAGGATGCGGCATCTGGCTGATTGCCCCGAAACGGCCGGTAAACATGGAGTGGCCGGGCTGA
- a CDS encoding IS256 family transposase — translation MTEENTEFDFQKALKGIQEGKPFTGKGGVLTSLIKNLAEAALEGELESHLGQEVSANRRNGKSKKTIKSLDGKFELKTPRDRAGTFSPQIVKKHQTTLSDEIERKIIALYGLGMSYNDMASHLQEIYGLEISNATLSTITDKIIHTVKEWQARPLENVYPIVWLDAIHYKVRENGKVGSKAVYTILGVNIEGRKEVLGLYISENEGANFWLQVLTDLSNRGVKDILIACVDGLKGFPEAIETIFPDTEVQLCVVHQIRNSLKYVGSKNKKEFMADLKRVYKAVNKDLAEEELDILENKWNDKYPIVIKSWRNNWERLSHFFKYPEEIRRIIYTTNTIEAVHRQFRKLTKTKGSFPNQDSLLKLLYMGIQNASKKWTMPIQNWSLTISQLAIFFEGRLDKELGI, via the coding sequence ATGACCGAAGAAAACACCGAATTTGATTTTCAAAAAGCCCTTAAAGGCATCCAGGAAGGTAAACCCTTCACAGGTAAGGGCGGCGTCCTTACATCATTAATCAAAAATCTTGCTGAAGCTGCTCTTGAAGGAGAGTTGGAGTCCCATCTCGGGCAGGAAGTTTCTGCCAACCGCCGTAATGGAAAAAGCAAAAAGACCATTAAATCCCTGGATGGTAAATTTGAGCTAAAAACCCCGCGTGACAGGGCCGGAACCTTCTCTCCACAGATCGTCAAAAAACATCAGACAACGCTCAGCGATGAAATTGAAAGAAAGATAATAGCCCTTTACGGCCTGGGCATGAGTTATAATGATATGGCTTCCCATTTACAGGAAATCTATGGACTTGAGATTTCAAATGCCACTCTGAGCACCATTACCGATAAAATCATCCATACCGTCAAAGAATGGCAGGCCAGGCCGTTGGAAAATGTGTACCCAATCGTATGGCTTGATGCCATACATTATAAAGTACGAGAAAACGGAAAGGTCGGCAGCAAAGCCGTTTACACAATTCTTGGGGTGAATATCGAGGGCCGCAAAGAGGTTCTTGGGCTGTACATATCCGAGAATGAGGGTGCGAACTTCTGGCTGCAGGTGTTAACAGACCTTTCAAACCGAGGGGTAAAAGATATCCTGATTGCCTGTGTTGATGGTCTAAAAGGTTTTCCCGAGGCCATTGAGACCATATTCCCGGACACAGAAGTTCAACTCTGCGTAGTCCACCAGATCCGAAATTCATTGAAATACGTTGGTTCCAAAAATAAAAAGGAATTTATGGCAGATCTAAAACGTGTTTATAAAGCGGTCAATAAGGATCTGGCCGAAGAAGAACTGGATATCTTGGAAAATAAATGGAATGACAAATACCCGATTGTGATAAAATCCTGGCGGAACAACTGGGAACGCCTCAGTCATTTCTTTAAATATCCAGAAGAGATTCGACGGATAATATACACCACAAATACCATTGAGGCTGTGCATCGACAGTTTCGAAAACTGACCAAAACAAAGGGATCATTCCCGAACCAGGACAGCCTGTTAAAACTGCTTTACATGGGGATCCAGAACGCCAGTAAAAAATGGACAATGCCGATTCAAAATTGGTCACTGACAATTTCCCAGTTGGCAATTTTCTTTGAAGGCCGGCTGGATAAAGAGCTGGGAATTTGA
- a CDS encoding IS630 family transposase codes for MSISAFIQLTQNFERPRDSKRKAYLRLRERYVRRCKTFVYVDESGFSPYTTRRYGYALKGQRVHGLIAGTKHPRTSLIAARIEYSFEEPFLFQGTCNADIFNAWIEHQLSPHLNDNHVVVMDNASFHKGEETKYLIERTGAALLFLPPYSPDLNPIEHDFAALKTIREYNENETIDEIIRMYK; via the coding sequence CTGAGTATATCAGCTTTCATTCAACTGACACAGAATTTTGAACGCCCTCGCGACAGCAAAAGAAAGGCATATCTTCGTCTTCGTGAACGTTATGTACGTCGTTGCAAAACGTTTGTTTATGTTGATGAAAGCGGCTTTTCGCCTTATACAACCCGTCGCTATGGATATGCTCTCAAAGGGCAGCGTGTTCATGGTTTGATTGCAGGAACAAAGCACCCTCGAACGTCTTTGATTGCTGCCCGCATCGAATATAGTTTTGAAGAACCATTTTTGTTTCAGGGAACATGCAATGCGGATATCTTTAATGCTTGGATCGAACACCAGTTGAGTCCACATCTGAACGATAATCATGTCGTTGTGATGGATAACGCATCCTTCCACAAGGGCGAAGAAACCAAATATTTGATCGAAAGAACTGGTGCAGCTCTTTTGTTTTTGCCCCCGTATTCACCGGATCTCAATCCGATTGAACACGATTTTGCGGCCCTAAAAACCATCCGTGAATACAATGAAAACGAAACGATTGATGAAATTATCAGGATGTATAAATAA
- a CDS encoding response regulator has product MTSDPARADLICRIGYSGIIFLPLACYETLYRYLEEPRKEIPWLYGLNTGFLVSLWTTDLFVQGPYNYWFGFYPAAGILHQIYLLTVVYCVIRITISLTRVYQREKQAIKRTRAKYFLLSTLVFSMSSTDYLLNYPGLVNSLNIDLYPFGFFFISFSIFILILCHFVILNMTLEKRVHHQTRQLRQSVKDLEKAASVKKNFIANITHELRTPLTLIRGWTDYMDEGQAGTLGRKQKSIIDKIKVQTLSLTHKINQLLKISKFDAGIDKLSLTRMNVDNCIFQIVSSFRGLIEANQVDLNYYSEASVNKIFLDKEKLKDILNNLIRNAYKFTQKGEISVTLSNTDKEIIIKVKDTGVGMSSEVIATVFNRFQQGDTSLTRMYEGAGLGLAIVKESVERMYGTVSVTSLEHEWTCFTLTLPRDLEKREPDAVSERRRKERRENHLPIPHSERRAVDRRAADLAQIDASDLVQINLLDLNKNAHGQIRKIEAKNPQGSIVIAEDNPGILDFLSSALKGYTLYLASDGRLAWETISQVMPDLVISDIIMPRMDGFSLLKKIRAEKKITSVPVIIITSLSEPDDRIKSLQLGADDFLTKPFHHLELQARVKNVISLHTLEREKTKREQLEVFLMVLASTIESKDTYTGGHVERVASYARGLAEKKELSQERVKDIYRGAIVHDVGKIGIRDEVLNKPGKLTDQEFDHIKKHPVIGKNILSKLKIAPIAVNIAYCHHERWDGNGYPNGTRGKAIPLEARIASIADCWDAITSHRSYRKAMPLDKAIAIMRSERGKSLYRPCSSNRRSMAAFHDSGALTAQAMASRWLLTSNSTHKSRVNMDLPLKDLGMETSFTEVMGMRYSRAGTASLKNNSFRVNTRAPLPLTCFLPFDRCPKKLARMVAPSTWSLSNLSLISRSSFLRKTE; this is encoded by the coding sequence TTGACTTCAGATCCTGCACGGGCAGACCTGATCTGCAGAATCGGTTATTCAGGCATTATTTTTCTTCCCCTGGCCTGCTATGAAACCCTTTACCGCTATCTTGAGGAACCTCGCAAAGAAATCCCCTGGCTTTACGGGCTTAATACGGGGTTTCTTGTCAGCCTCTGGACAACCGACCTCTTTGTCCAGGGGCCCTACAATTATTGGTTCGGGTTCTATCCCGCGGCTGGAATTTTACACCAAATTTATCTTTTGACCGTGGTCTATTGTGTCATCAGGATCACCATTTCCCTGACCCGGGTCTATCAACGGGAAAAACAAGCCATAAAAAGAACCCGGGCCAAATATTTTTTATTGTCCACCCTGGTCTTTTCCATGTCCAGCACGGATTATCTGCTCAACTACCCGGGCCTGGTCAATTCGTTAAACATTGATCTCTATCCTTTTGGGTTTTTTTTCATCTCGTTTTCCATTTTTATTCTCATCCTCTGTCATTTTGTCATACTCAACATGACCCTTGAAAAACGGGTGCACCATCAGACCCGGCAATTGCGGCAGTCGGTAAAAGATCTTGAAAAGGCCGCCTCGGTAAAGAAAAATTTTATCGCCAACATCACCCATGAACTTCGAACGCCCCTGACCCTGATCCGGGGATGGACCGATTATATGGATGAAGGCCAGGCCGGAACCCTTGGCCGGAAACAAAAAAGCATCATCGATAAAATAAAGGTGCAGACCCTCTCTTTGACCCATAAAATCAATCAGCTGCTTAAAATCTCCAAGTTTGACGCCGGCATTGACAAATTATCCCTCACCCGGATGAATGTGGACAATTGTATCTTCCAGATTGTCTCAAGTTTCAGGGGATTGATCGAGGCCAATCAGGTGGACCTCAACTATTATTCCGAGGCGTCGGTAAACAAAATTTTTCTGGACAAGGAAAAACTCAAGGACATCCTCAACAACCTGATCAGAAATGCCTATAAATTCACCCAAAAAGGTGAAATTTCAGTCACCCTTTCCAATACGGACAAAGAGATCATCATCAAGGTCAAAGATACCGGCGTGGGTATGTCATCAGAGGTGATCGCAACCGTATTCAACCGGTTCCAGCAGGGGGACACTTCTTTGACCCGGATGTACGAAGGGGCAGGTTTAGGTCTTGCCATTGTCAAAGAGTCTGTGGAACGCATGTATGGAACCGTCTCAGTGACGTCTTTAGAACACGAATGGACCTGTTTTACCCTCACCCTGCCCCGGGATCTTGAAAAGAGAGAGCCTGATGCGGTCAGTGAACGGCGCAGAAAAGAACGGCGCGAAAACCACCTGCCCATTCCCCATTCAGAACGCAGGGCCGTTGACCGGAGGGCGGCAGACCTGGCCCAGATTGATGCCTCGGATCTTGTTCAGATCAATCTGCTGGATTTAAATAAAAATGCCCATGGTCAGATCCGGAAGATCGAGGCCAAAAATCCCCAGGGAAGCATTGTGATTGCCGAAGATAATCCAGGTATTTTAGATTTTCTGTCCAGCGCACTTAAAGGGTATACCCTCTACCTTGCCAGTGACGGCCGACTGGCCTGGGAGACCATCAGCCAGGTCATGCCGGATCTTGTGATATCCGATATCATAATGCCCAGAATGGACGGGTTTTCCCTGCTCAAAAAGATCAGGGCTGAAAAGAAAATCACATCCGTTCCCGTGATCATCATCACCTCGTTGTCAGAGCCGGATGACCGTATTAAAAGCCTTCAGCTGGGTGCAGACGATTTTCTGACCAAACCCTTTCACCACCTTGAACTCCAGGCCCGGGTCAAAAATGTGATTTCCCTGCATACCCTTGAACGGGAAAAAACAAAACGGGAGCAGCTGGAAGTCTTTCTCATGGTATTGGCCTCAACCATTGAATCCAAAGACACCTATACCGGGGGCCATGTAGAGCGGGTGGCCAGCTATGCCAGGGGTCTGGCTGAAAAAAAAGAGCTTTCCCAGGAACGGGTCAAAGACATATACAGAGGTGCCATTGTCCATGATGTGGGGAAAATCGGTATCCGGGACGAGGTCCTGAACAAACCGGGCAAACTCACTGACCAAGAATTTGACCATATCAAAAAGCATCCTGTGATCGGTAAGAATATCTTATCCAAACTGAAAATCGCCCCCATTGCGGTAAACATTGCCTATTGCCACCATGAACGCTGGGACGGCAACGGCTATCCCAACGGCACCCGGGGCAAGGCTATCCCCCTGGAGGCCAGGATTGCCTCCATTGCAGACTGCTGGGATGCCATTACCTCCCACCGGTCCTACCGCAAAGCCATGCCCCTGGACAAGGCCATTGCCATCATGAGATCCGAACGGGGCAAATCCCTTTACAGGCCTTGTTCTTCTAACAGGCGGTCAATGGCGGCCTTCCATGATTCAGGCGCCTTAACGGCCCAGGCAATGGCGTCCCGTTGGTTGTTGACCTCAAATTCCACACACAAAAGCCGAGTCAATATGGATTTGCCGTTAAAAGACCTGGGCATGGAGACCTCTTTTACGGAGGTCATGGGGATGAGATACTCCCGGGCCGGCACGGCCAGCTTAAAAAACAATTCGTTCCGGGTCAATACCAGGGCTCCGTTGCCCCTGACCTGTTTTCTCCCCTTTGATCGTTGTCCGAAAAAATTGGCACGAATGGTGGCCCCGAGCACCTGGTCTTTGTCAAATCTTTCTTTGATTTCCCGCTCAAGTTTTCTGCGCAAAACCGAATAG
- a CDS encoding enoyl-CoA hydratase/isomerase family protein, whose product MAFDTIILEKTKNFVGILTLNRPKSMNTFSSQMAGELNQALVELDEDPKVRVILLKGSGKTFCAGIDVNELAGKTAVEYKEWIEKMEAPLVTISKLKTPAISQLQGVAAANGMGLIAASDLVIAGDNARMGLTAINVGLNCVGPVIPVARCVGRKKALELLLYGDLIKAEQAQDMGLINRIVPRDDLDEQALAWAEELAKKSPLAVGIAKTAFYASEDMSYDKQFAHMNEAFARLCTTQDAKEGVKAFFEKRSPEWQEK is encoded by the coding sequence ATGGCATTTGACACCATTATTCTGGAAAAAACCAAGAATTTTGTCGGCATTTTAACCCTGAACCGCCCCAAAAGCATGAATACCTTTTCAAGCCAGATGGCAGGGGAGTTGAACCAGGCCCTTGTTGAACTGGACGAGGATCCCAAGGTTCGGGTCATTCTCTTAAAAGGATCAGGCAAGACCTTTTGTGCCGGCATTGATGTGAATGAACTGGCCGGAAAAACAGCGGTTGAATACAAAGAATGGATAGAAAAAATGGAAGCCCCACTGGTGACCATCTCCAAACTCAAAACCCCTGCGATTTCACAGCTCCAGGGAGTGGCTGCCGCCAACGGAATGGGACTGATTGCAGCCTCGGACCTGGTCATTGCCGGAGACAATGCCCGCATGGGGCTGACGGCCATTAATGTGGGCTTAAACTGCGTGGGTCCGGTCATTCCGGTGGCAAGATGTGTGGGCAGGAAAAAAGCGTTGGAACTGCTGCTTTACGGCGATCTGATCAAGGCTGAACAAGCCCAGGACATGGGGCTGATCAACCGCATCGTTCCCAGGGATGATCTGGACGAACAAGCCCTGGCATGGGCGGAAGAACTTGCGAAAAAAAGCCCCCTTGCCGTTGGCATCGCAAAAACAGCTTTTTATGCCTCCGAAGATATGAGTTACGACAAACAATTTGCCCATATGAATGAAGCTTTTGCAAGGTTGTGCACCACTCAGGATGCCAAAGAGGGGGTCAAGGCCTTTTTCGAAAAACGATCCCCCGAGTGGCAGGAAAAATAA
- a CDS encoding MFS transporter translates to MDLFYAIKEPVSQALSRIAGRGYKIIPSAHKGVFVTLFFIIFTTVTGVGIVVPLLPIYAHDLGAAGIYVAMIFGSFSLSRTFLLPLFGRLSDQKGRKPFILAGLVSYIMVSLAFVWSSSVEELIVIRFIQGAGSAMIMPVVQAYVGEITPEGTEGYSMGLFNLSMFLSLSIGPFMGGTILDLWSMDGAFYCMAGLSLAGLLLCLVFLPPLSMETIRLRNRTSLPFSSVIRDWELAGLLVFRYAYTACIGIIWCFLPLYASKTFNLSGSQIGFLVMLGVFVSGLLQLPMGYAADRLNKTRMIIIGGMLSALGIILPFWAASFTDLLAGVFIFGIGGGISMPALSALAVVKGDEKKAMGSVMSVMTVAHSLGMFTGAILAGLSMDFFTLAYAFPCGFVIMISGTFGFPLLYGLGRKRGMG, encoded by the coding sequence ATGGATCTTTTTTATGCCATAAAAGAGCCTGTTTCCCAGGCCCTGTCCAGGATTGCAGGCAGGGGGTATAAAATTATTCCCTCTGCCCATAAAGGGGTGTTTGTCACCTTGTTTTTTATCATATTCACCACGGTTACCGGGGTGGGTATTGTGGTGCCTTTGCTGCCCATCTATGCCCATGATCTGGGGGCGGCAGGGATTTATGTGGCCATGATTTTCGGTTCTTTTTCCCTTTCAAGGACCTTTTTGCTGCCGTTGTTCGGCAGGCTCTCCGATCAAAAGGGCAGAAAACCCTTTATCCTGGCAGGCCTTGTTTCCTATATCATGGTTTCCCTGGCCTTTGTCTGGTCGTCCTCTGTGGAAGAGTTGATCGTTATTCGGTTTATCCAGGGGGCGGGTTCGGCCATGATCATGCCCGTGGTCCAGGCCTATGTAGGAGAAATTACCCCCGAGGGTACAGAGGGGTACTCCATGGGGCTGTTTAATCTGTCCATGTTTTTAAGCCTGTCCATCGGCCCGTTCATGGGGGGCACCATCCTTGATTTATGGTCCATGGACGGGGCCTTTTACTGCATGGCAGGACTCTCGTTGGCCGGTCTTTTGCTCTGCCTTGTCTTTTTGCCTCCCCTGTCCATGGAGACCATTCGTTTAAGAAACAGAACGTCACTTCCTTTTTCCTCGGTAATCAGGGATTGGGAGCTTGCAGGGCTTTTGGTCTTCCGTTATGCCTATACTGCCTGTATCGGGATTATCTGGTGTTTTCTGCCCTTGTATGCCAGCAAGACGTTTAACCTTTCAGGTTCCCAAATAGGGTTTCTGGTCATGCTCGGGGTCTTTGTTTCGGGTCTGCTTCAACTGCCCATGGGGTATGCAGCAGACCGGCTCAATAAAACCCGGATGATTATCATCGGGGGAATGCTGTCGGCCCTTGGCATCATTTTGCCCTTTTGGGCGGCCTCTTTTACCGATCTTTTGGCGGGGGTCTTTATTTTTGGTATTGGCGGGGGGATTTCCATGCCTGCCCTTTCTGCTCTGGCCGTGGTCAAAGGGGATGAAAAAAAAGCCATGGGATCGGTGATGTCGGTGATGACGGTGGCCCATTCTCTGGGCATGTTCACAGGGGCCATCCTGGCCGGACTGTCCATGGATTTTTTTACCCTTGCCTATGCCTTTCCCTGCGGATTTGTCATCATGATTTCAGGCACCTTTGGGTTTCCCCTTCTCTATGGTTTAGGCCGTAAAAGGGGAATGGGATGA
- a CDS encoding DUF350 domain-containing protein yields the protein MNITAILLGLVQGFSFALVGIFFIFLAKRLDDWRTRDFDDDRHIDDGNVAVGLRRAGLYLGIAIAMAGALSGSSSGFWTDLIQLMVDGLIITGFLFSARFLNDFIMMGHLENDKECIKEFTLADGRTVTGNTALGMVEAGMYIATGFILNGSLSGGGGSFFQSLFSAVLFFILGQMVLLFFGFVYELITPYNVREEIKKNNLAAGISLAGILIALGIILMSSLSGPFTGWMTDLAGFAIYTLFGIVLLLGFRTLVDRLLLPTTNLATEIKEDQNVAALVVVDSAVIAVALIIAFAI from the coding sequence ATGAATATCACTGCAATTCTTTTAGGCCTGGTCCAGGGATTTTCCTTTGCCCTGGTCGGTATTTTCTTTATTTTTCTGGCCAAGCGGCTGGATGACTGGCGGACCCGGGACTTTGACGACGACCGCCATATTGACGACGGCAATGTGGCCGTGGGCCTTCGAAGGGCCGGGCTTTACCTCGGAATTGCCATTGCCATGGCAGGGGCATTGTCAGGATCATCATCTGGCTTTTGGACAGATCTTATCCAGCTCATGGTGGACGGGCTGATCATCACAGGGTTCTTATTTTCCGCACGGTTTCTCAACGATTTTATCATGATGGGCCATCTGGAAAATGACAAGGAATGCATCAAAGAATTTACCCTGGCCGACGGCAGGACGGTAACCGGCAATACTGCTTTGGGCATGGTTGAAGCAGGCATGTACATTGCCACGGGATTTATTCTCAACGGCAGCCTTTCCGGCGGGGGGGGCAGTTTTTTCCAGTCCCTTTTTTCCGCGGTCCTCTTTTTTATCTTAGGACAGATGGTCCTCTTGTTTTTCGGATTTGTCTATGAACTGATCACCCCGTATAATGTCAGAGAAGAGATTAAAAAGAACAATCTGGCAGCAGGCATCAGCCTGGCCGGCATTCTCATTGCCCTGGGCATTATCCTCATGTCCAGCCTGTCAGGCCCCTTTACCGGCTGGATGACCGATCTTGCAGGGTTTGCCATTTACACCCTGTTCGGCATTGTCCTGCTTTTGGGATTCAGAACCCTTGTGGACCGTCTGCTTTTGCCCACCACCAACCTGGCAACTGAAATCAAGGAAGACCAGAACGTGGCCGCCCTGGTCGTTGTAGACAGCGCCGTCATTGCCGTGGCTCTCATCATTGCCTTTGCCATCTAA